From one Triticum urartu cultivar G1812 chromosome 3, Tu2.1, whole genome shotgun sequence genomic stretch:
- the LOC125548784 gene encoding transcription factor LAX PANICLE 1-like yields MDPYHYENIHDPHGCSFPIHPQPPLLLHHYPAAALAESRVSRGGAGRRRPGAKLSTDPQSVAARERRHRISDRFRVLRSLVPGGSKMDTVSMLEQAIHYVKFLKAQVSLHQAALMQHEEGCGGVVHGEFAGAAGEVTAMELPAAQALQEVMSRYYAAAHQVEELDLCAGQMSSSSHDLPPLPSCILDEESAAACYSGCSLQAEEIAHAHGSY; encoded by the coding sequence ATGGATCCATATCACTACGAAAACATCCATGACCCACACGGCTGCAGCTTCCCCATCCACCCGCAGCCGCCTCTCCTCCTCCACCACTACCCGGCCGCCGCGCTCGCGGAGAGCCGGGTCAGCAGGGGCGGTGCCGGACGGCGCCGCCCCGGCGCGAAGCTCTCGACTGACCCCCAGAGCGTTGCGGCGCGGGAGCGCCGGCACCGGATCAGCGACCGCTTCCGCGTGCTCCGCAGCCTCGTGCCCGGCGGCAGCAAGATGGACACCGTCTCCATGCTGGAGCAGGCCATCCACTACGTCAAGTTCCTCAAGGCGCAGGTCAGCCTGCACCAGGCCGCGCTCATGCAGCACGAGGAGGGCTGCGGCGGCGTCGTCCATGGCGAGTTCGCCGGCGCCGCTGGCGAGGTGACGGCGATGGAGCTTCCGGCAGCGCAGGCGCTGCAGGAGGTGATGAGCCGCTACTACGCTGCAGCTCATCAGGTGGAAGAGCTTGATCTATGCGCGGGGCAGATGAGCAGTAGTTCTCACGATCTGCCTCCGCTGCCTTCCTGCATCTTGGATGAGGAGTCTGCGGCCGCGTGCTACTCCGGGTGCAGCCTCCAAGCCGAGGAGATCGCTCACGCTCACGGATCTTATTAG